The proteins below come from a single Mangifera indica cultivar Alphonso chromosome 16, CATAS_Mindica_2.1, whole genome shotgun sequence genomic window:
- the LOC123199080 gene encoding uncharacterized protein LOC123199080 — translation MPVIRFKKKKWPLVMVSMCLNQTKHTEYPSPACPFVSLNPFHSFSVSLSLIFLISKLNYTCRSVSSLASLWICKGASSPSHIDLKLRKVDSGDAHIQFFYMEVVHWLLCGWHQQLSMLWILCTYSVLLYGSGALVAVWLASAIVNAVDSIPLVVCCC, via the exons ATGCCcgttataagatttaaaaaaaaaaaatggccgTTGGTGATGGTTTCCATGTGCTTAAATCAGACCAAACATACTGAATATCCTTCGCCTGCCTGCCCCTTTGTATCTTTGAATCCGTTTCATTCTTTCTCAGTATCTCTTTCTTTGatctttttaatttcaaaacttaactaTACTTGCAGATCAGTTTCTTCTCTAGCTTCACTTTGGATCTGCAAAGGCGCTTCCTCTCCTTCCCACATCGACTTGAAGCTGCGTAAG GTTGACTCTGGAGATGCACATATTCAGTTCTTTTATATGGAAGTGGTGCATTGGTTGCTGTGTGGTTGGCATCAGCAATTGTCAATGCTGTGGATTCTATGCACATATTCAGTTCTTTTATATGGAAGTGGTGCATTGGTTGCTGTGTGGTTGGCATCAGCAATTGTCAATGCTGTGGATTCTATTCCTTTG GTGGTCTGTTGTTGCTGA